The region CCAGCCCATCGCGGAGTCGGCGCAGAAGGGTGCGGGTTTTGTGCCGTTTTTGCTGGCTGGAGCGCGCACCACCGCTGCTGAGCATGCGGCGGCCGCCGTGACGGATGGCGTAGGTCTGCCAGCTGCGGCTGCCCCAGCTGGCCGGTCCAAGACCATCGCTTTGCAACGGGGGCCGCTCGCCATGCAGTTGTTTCAACAGGGCTGTCAGAAAGATCTCCTGCCCTTGGGGTTGGTGGCCGTGGCGTTGCAACCAGTCGACCTTGTGAACGGGTGTGAACGGGTCACGACAGATTGCCGCGAAGTCCGCAACGGCCCCTGATTCCGCAAAAAAGTGATTGCCCAGGGTCTCGGTGACACCGAGATCGCCCACAATTCGAGTGCTCACGCCCATGGCCATGGCCTCAAGGGCTGCCGTTGACGAGACGGTGATGGCGCAGCCGCATTGCCGCAGCAGCCGCGTGGCTGGCTTGAAACTGAGTTGCAAATTGGGGACCGTGTCACTCATTCGCTCGATCACACCAGCCATTTCGCCGTGGCGACGGTGCAGGGTGCTCTCGATGCTGGAGGTTCGCGGTTTGAAGATCACCGGATGATTGGGCCAGGCTTCCGCCAGCTCCTTGAGTTGCTTGCAGATGTAGCGCCGTTGCAGCGGATGGACCGGTATCGAGGGCTGCTCGAAGAACACAATCGATGGGTTGTCGGGCAAGGGTTGCTCGGATCTGGCGTTCCAGAGCAACGGCAAGCCCGTTACTACGGCGTTATCGCTGGTTAGCCCCAGGGCCTCACGGCCGCGCCGGTACTGGGCGAAATCCTGATCACTGTTGAGGCAGAGCAGATCAGCCCCGGAGCGATCCAGCATGCCCTCCAGGGCAAAACGGAAGAGAATGCCCGGATAGGCGCTGACAAGAACCGGGCGGTCCGTGCGGCGATGCCACTCTTTCGACAGCATCAGTAGCGCATCACGGCCGCGGAGACCGTCCAAGCCCAGAATCAGCACATCGGTATCACCGGCCATGGCGGCGGTGAGGCTGCGGAAGTCACCCCATGCTCCTTTTTTAATTGTGGTGCGGCGGTCCGTGCGGCTGATCTCCAGGCGTTGGCGGCGAGAGAGGGCCCGGTTGGACACCTGCAGCAGATGCAAGGTTGTCTCAGCTCCCTCACTCCGGCAGGCGGCGAGCAAGGTCATGGCCACCTTGCCGAAGGAGTCGAAGCAGGCGACGGCGGCCACCTTTCTGCCGGAGAGGCGCTTATCGGCAGCGGGCGCCATCGTCGGGCTCCGGGAATCTGGCAAAACTAACTGGCAGTGAGAGCCGCAAGGCTGCGGCAGAGGGCCAGATCGGCCGGTGTATCGATCTCCGGCCCCGAGTCCTCGATCACCACCGGTTGCCAGGGGGCACAGAAGCGGCTGCCTTCGGCGCGGAAACAGGCGGTGCTCATGGCGTAAATCGCACCGGTTTCCAGAAAGGCTGGCTCCAGGTCCTGCCGCCGTTGACGGGGTTGTTGGGGGTCGTGGTTGATCCCGCGGCCGTCACTGCGCCAGAGAAAGCCATGCCATGGCGCGACGGCGAAGGCACTGTTGATCTCTGGGTTCTCAAGTGCTGTCAGCACCTGGTCGATCTGCGCACCGCTGGTGAAAGGAGACGTGCACTGCAGGAAGACCAGCAGGGGAGGCAGTGGCCCTTGCTGTTCCAAGGTGTCCAGGGCATGCAGCAGGGCTGACTCGGAGCTGGCCGTGTCACCGGCGATGGCGACCGGACGACACACCACCTCAGCACCATGGACCTGGGCTTCCATGGCGATGGCGTCATCGTCGGTGCTGACCACCACCCGATCCACCCCGCGGCTAGCGAATGCAGCCTGCACACTGCGAGCCACCAGGGAGAGCCCGCCCACCTTCTGCAGATTCTTGCCGGGAATCCCTTTGGAGCCGCCCCGCGCTGGAATCACAGCCAGGGCTCCAGCGGTCGCGCTCATCAGAGAGGATTCAGGTCGCTCCCCCTCCTACCCGATGATTCAGCGCTTCGGGGTGCCGGAGACCGGTCTACTGGCCCATCGCACGGTGCCGGCGCTGCTGGCTCCGGCGCAGTTGCTGCCGGGCCGGCGGCGGGATGTGGAGGTGTTGCTGGCCTGGGGGCGACGCCCCAGTGCCCGGCGGGTCGAGCGCTTGGGGCGGCGCTGGCAGCTACCGGTGTGGCATTTGGAGGATGGTCTGCTGCGCTCCTTGGCCAAGGGCCGCCAGCATCCGCCGCTGGCGCTGTTGGTTGATGACCTGGGGGTTCATTTCGATGCCACTCAGCCCAGCCGGATGGAGCAGCGGATTCAGCAACCGCTGACCCCTGCACAACACAACCGGGCCCGTGAACTTCAGCAGCGGTGGTGTGCACAGCGGCTGAGCAAGCTCAACCCCGCCCGGGAATCACCGGCTCCAGCCGAGCCTTTTGTGCTGGTTGTGGACCAGTCCGCCGGCGACTGCTCCATCGGCCTCGGGCAAGCCGGGCCGGAGAGCTTCCGGCGCATGTTGCAGGAGGCGCTGCGGGATCAGCCGGACTGTCTGGCGGTGGTGAAGGTGCATCCGGATGTGATCCGGGGCCGCGCCCGGGGCCATTTCCGCCGGCAGGATCTGCAGCACCCGCGCATCCGCGTTTGCGCTGACGGATTGCACCCTGCCGCCCTGTTGGAGCAGGCCCAGGCGGTGTATGTGGTGACCTCCCAGATGGGCTTCGAAGCACTGCTGTGGGGGCGAACGGTCCACTGCTTTGGCATGCCCTTCTATGCCGGTTGGGGGCTGACCCATGATCGTCTGCCGGCTCCGGTCCGTCGGGGGCAGATGGTGCCTTTGGAAGCGCTGGTGCATGCAGTGCTGGTGGCGGGCACCCGTTGCGTGGATCCCCATCACCATCAGCCCTGCCCGATCGAAACGTTGATGGATGCCATCGGGCTGCAACGCCGCCTGCAGGTGGCGGATCCTCAGCGGGTGGAAGCCTTCGGGTTTACGCCCTGGAAGCAACGCAGCCTCAAGCGCTTTCTGGCCGGCAGTGAGCTGCGCTTCCGCCTGCCGCGGGCGTGGCCGGGGCGGCGGGCGGAGGCCGTGGCGGTGTGGGGGCGGCGGGCGCGACCACGCCTGCTGGCCACGGCGCGCCAACGGTCGCTGCCGCTGCTGCAGGTGGAGGACGGCTTCCTGCGTTCGGTGGGGCTGGGGGCGGATCTGATCGATCCGATCTCCTGGGTGGTGGACCTCCGGGGGATGTATTACGACGCCACGGAGAGCAGCGATCTGGAGCATCTTCTGGCCACCGCTGACTGGAGTAAGCCGCAGTTGCAGCGGGCTGAGGCCCTGCGCCAACAGCTGGTGGAGCAGGCGATCACCAAGTACAACCTGTCGGGAGATGGGTGGCAGCGCCCCAAGGGGGTCCGGCGGGTGGTGTTGGTGGTGGGCCAGGTGGAAAGCGACGCTTCAATCCGCTACGGCGCTCCCGGGATCACCACCAACCTGGCTCTGCTGGAGGCTGTTCGGGCCGCTGAACCGGATGCTTTTGTGGTTTACAAGCCCCATCCGGATGTGGTGGCGGGCCTCTGCCGCTCTGGGGAAGGGGAAGAGCGGGCTGGGCAGGTCTGCGATTACCTGTTGGTTGATGGTTCGATCCATGCCCTGTTTGAGCAGGTGGATGCCCTGCATGTGCTCACCTCACTGGCGGGATTTGAGGCGCTGCTGCGGGGGGTGGAGGTGCACTGCTGGGGACTGCCCTTTTATTCGGGTTGGGATCTGACGCATGACCGGTTGTCGTCTCCCCGGCGGGGGCGGCCGCTGCCATTGGCGGCTTTGGTGCATGCCGCCTTGATTGATTACCCCCGCTACGTCAGCCGTCACAGCGGTTGGTTCATCACTCCAGAGCAAGCCATTGAGGAGCTGGTGGCCTGGCGGGATGCACCTGCAGCTCCACGCACCCTGGTGCAGGCCCTGTTCCGCCACTGGGGGCGACTGCGCCGCCGCTGAGGCGTGCCAGGATCTTCTCAGTGCTGGACGGCGATTTGGGCAGGGGACGGGCGCCGGCGCTGGTGCAGGTGCGCATCGAAGGACCGGTTCTGCTGCTGATGGGCCCGATCGGGCTGTTCTTTGCCCGCTTCAGCCGATACCTGCAGGGATGTGGCATCCCGGTCACCAAGGTGCGTTTTCCTTTGCGGGAATTCGGCTTCCCTTCGGACGTGTGTGTGCCGTTTCAAAAGCCGATGGAGGCCTGGCGGCCCTTCCTGCGTCAGCTGCTGCAGGAGCGCGGCATCCGACACATCTTCATGTATGGGGACTTCATCATTCCCCACCGGATTGCCATCGAGGAGGCTCGCGACCTGGGGGTGGAAGCCTGGGTGTTCGAACTCGGATACCTGCGCCCCAACTACGTGACCCTGGAGCGGGATCGGGTCAACGCCCGCTCCAACCTCAACCAACCCGCGGCCTTCTACCGCAACCTGCCACCGGTGGATCAGCTGCCGCCGGAGATTGTGCTGGATCCGGGCTGGCGCTGGCGCAAGGCCTGGAAGGCTCCCACGTTCATTCAACACGCCTTCACCCGCTACCCGATCATTGAGGGGGAGCACAAACTGCAGCCCAATCCGGGCTTCCTCTGGTGCCAGCTGCGCGGCAGCTGGCGTTACTGGCTGTACCGCTGGCAGGAGCGCAACCTGAAGCGCCGGCTGCTGGAGCACCTGTCCTTCTTCCTGGCGGTGCTGCAGGTGTCCAGTGATTCCCAGATCCAGCTGGGGTCGCCCTACCGCGGCATGCACGACTTCATCGAAGACGTGATCCGCTCCTTTGCGGACCATGCCCACAGCTCCGACCATTTGGCTTTCAAGCACCACCCGCGGGACCGGGGCTACAACCATTACGGCAGCCTGATTGGTGTGCTGGCGCGCCGCTACGGCGTCTGCGGGCGGGTTCACTACTTCCACGACGGTGCCCTCAGCCGCTACCTGCGCACCTGCCGCGGTGTGATCACGGTGAACAGCACGGTGGGCCTCCAGGCCCTGTTCCATGCGGTGCCCACCAAAACCATGGGCAATACCTTTTACAACCTGGAGGGGCTGACGGATCAGAAGCCCCTGGATGGGTTTTGGCGGGACCCCCAGCCCAGTGACCGAGCGCTGTTCTGGCGGTTTTACCACCACCTGGTGATGACCACCCAAGTGAACGGCAATTTCGACGGGGACTTCCCCTTCCGGATCACCTTCCCGATCGGCCTTGAGGCTCGCCAGCTCGAACCGCAGCCGCAGTTGCCGCCGCTGCGTCCACGGCCACGGATAAACCCCCTGCTGCTGCCGGTGCGGGTGCTGGCTCGCCTGGGTTGGGCAGCCCTGGGGTTTGTCTTGTACGGCCTGCAGCTGCCAGCGGTGCTGCTCCGCCGATCGGACTGGGCGGCTCAGCTGATGACCTGGGCGTCTGCTGTGGCGTTGCGGGCGCTTGGGGTGCAGGTGGTGGTTGATGACAGCCAGCCCAGTGAGCCAGCTGTGGTGCCCCTGGTGCATATCTTCAACCACCGCAGCCCCTGTGATGGCCTGGTGATTCAGGGGGTGTTGCGCCTGCCGGGCATGACCACGGCGCAGCTGCATCTGAAGTGGGTGCTGCCTGGCTATGCGGCTGCGGCCCGCAATGCCGGCTCGGCCGTTCTCGATCATCGCCAGCCCAGTTCGCGGCTGGAGGGAATGATGCGGGCCTCAGCGTTGTTGCGCGATCACGGCCAGATCATGCTGGCCCCCAACGGCTCCCTGGTGACGCCGATCGAACAGCGGGTCTCCCCCAGCGCCTGGATGCTGGCTCAGCATTACAACGGTTCGGTTGTGCCCTGGCTGTTCCGCTACGACGGGCTGGAGGGGGCCGTGGGAGCCCGGTACAGGCCTTGGGCGCTGCTGCTCAGCCGGTTGACGGCTCCACTTGGAACGATTCACTGTCGCCGCGGGCGCTCCCAGGATCTGGTTCTGCCTAAGGATCCTCGGGACCGGGAGGGGTTTAGCCGGGCTGTGCAGGCGTACTACCAGCAAGTACAAGACTGATGTTGTGACCGCCGAAGCCGAAGGCGTTTTTGAGCAGCAGGCGTTGGCCTTGATCAGAAGACAGCTCAACAGGACCCTGGTTGGCCACCGCCAGCTCCACCTCAGGATCCAGGGGATCGGCATTTAGGCTGCCGGGTAACACTCCGTGACGCAGGGCCTGCAGGGCCAGGATGGTTTCTACCGCTCCGGCGCCCCCCAGCAGATGGCCGAGTTGGCCTTTGGGGGCGCAGACCGGCAGATGATCGGCGGCACTGCCGAGGCTGCGCCGCAATGCTCTGGCCTCCGCCAGGTCGCCGAGGCTGGTGCCGGTGGCATGGGCCTGAACGCCGCAGAGGTCCGAGGCGCTCACATCCGCCCGGCGCAGGGCATCATCAATGGCACGGCTGGCCTGTAGCCCCTGGGGTTCGGGGGAGACGATGTGATGAGCATCGCTGCTGCTGCCGCTGGCCAGCAACCAACCCAGATCCGCTCCTGCTGGCGTGTCCCGCTGCCGCATCAGGGCCAGGACGCCGGCGCCTTCGGAGAGCACAAAGCCATCTCTATTGAGCCCATAGGGACGGGAGGCCTGATCGGGGGCGTCGTTGCGGCCGGAGAGGGCGCGCATGGCAGCAAAGCCCACAAGCCCCAGTCGGTTCACTGGTGCTTCGCTGCCTCCGGCCAGCACCAGATCGGCGCGGTCGTCGTTGAGCAGCATCTGGCCCAGCATCAACGCTTCGGCGCCCGAGGCGCAGGCGGACACCGGGGTGTGGGCACCGCCGAGCAGACCGAACTCGATGGCGACCTGACCAGCGGCAGCATCGGGGATCAGCATCGGCACGGTGAGGGGGTTGACCCGGCTCGGTCCCCCTGCGCTGAGTTGCGTGTGCTGCTCGTGCATCGTGGCGAGGCCGCCGATGCCGGTGCCGATCACCACAGCGATCCGACTTGGATCGAGCCCTTGTGTGATGGACCCGGCCATGGCCCAGGCCTGCCGCGCGGCCACCAGGGCAAGCTGGGCACAGCGATCGGAGCGGCGGCGGAGCAGGGGCGGCAGGCTGTCGAGGGCCCTCGTTGGGACGCAACCGGCCAGGCGCACGGGCAGATCCTCGGTCCAGGCAGCCTGGAGGGTCTGGATGCCGCTGTGACCAGCGATCACCGACGTCCAGGTGCTGTCGGCATCGGCACCAAGGGGGTTGAGGGAACCCCAACCCACCACTGCGGTGGGCTCAGCTCGGGAAGCCATCGGCCGGGCTGGGGCTCAAGGACTCCAGGTGCTGCTGAATGTCCGCAACGGTGCGGAACCGGAGTAGTTCCTCCTCTTTAATCCGGATTCCGAAGTTGGTGTCCGCCTCGATCAGGATTTCGTAGAACCCAAGGGAATCAATTCCCACGTCCTCCATCAGCCGGGCGTTAGGGGTGATCACGGCTGGGTCGGCGCCGGAGATGCGATGCAGGATCTCGATCAGCCGTCCCTGCAGCTCTTGCTTGTCAGGGCAGCTCTCTCCCAACGCACAACCTCTTATTGAGTAGCCAAAGTACCAGTGATGGTGGGATTACACGTCGCCTCGGTACCAGCTGAAGCGTTGGTAGACGGGCTGATGGGGGAGGTCGATGAAGAGTGCCAGTCGTTCTTGAGGGAGTTTCCTCAGATCTGCAGCCATCAGGATTTCAGTGATCTGGTTGAAGTCCAGGGCCAGGGACAGATCACAGACTTCCGCCTGCATCAAGTTGACGTACTGACGCAGCAGCACCGGTAATCGGAAATTGTCGGAGAGGGTCTGGCGGATCTCCTGTTCCAGGGCCTGGATGTGGCCGCTGGGATGGGGGGTGTCATCAGCGCGAATGCCTGGGACGGGATGGCGTGGGGCCGGTAAGGGGGTGTCAAGGCGCCGATAGGGGGGACGCAGCAGGGCGCTGAGGAAAGCGCTGTTCACGGCGTCGCTGTGGGCGAAGTGGTTGTAGGAGACCAACCCGTGCAGCAACTCGTAACCGCTGCGGGCAGCGATCAGCAGACCGCCGCGGAACAGGGCCATCAGCGAGTGGGGCTGGCGTTGGAAGCGTTCCGCCAGGGCGACCCTGCCGATTTCGAGGTGGTTGGTGCGGCTGGCCAGGTCCGCCTTGATGCCGGGATAGACGTGTTCGAGATAAGAGCCGCTGCTGCCGGGTAAGGGGGTGGCGCCGACGGGGATGAACTGCAGGCGGGCGGAGCCGGCGAGATCGCCGCTGCTGCGTTCCACCAGCAGCAGATGGTCGTAATCGGGATCGCGACCATCCAGGTCCCGCTCGTCTCCCGACCCGGACAACTGCTTGCGGTACGTTGATTCGCGAAGCTGTCCAACGGCATCGGCCACAGCGTAGAAGGCGCTGCCTGCGATCAGGTGCAGATCGAGGTCGTCAATCGTGAGTAAGCGTGTTTCCGTCGCCGAGGCCACGTCGGAAGGGATGGACGGACCAGACAGCGTCATCGTTGTACCTAACTGTCTCAGTCTGGGGGCAGATTAGACCCGCTGGTTCGAGCTTTTGTCGTTTCCCACTGCCTTGATCCCTTTCTCTTCGCGCTCTGCTGCTGTGGTCTGCACCCGGCTGATCGCCGGTCTGGCGGCCACTGCGACGTGCTTGGTGGTCGGCCCGCTTGCAGCTGTTGCAGATCCAGTGACCTCTGCCAGAAGCTCACCGAGCAGCGGCCAAGAGGTGTTTCGCTACCGACTGGGACCTGGCGACAGTCTGGCTATGTCGGTATTCAAGATGAGCGGTTACCAGGCAAATGTGAAGGTGCTGAGCGATGGCACCATCAACCTTCCGCGCATCGGCACCATTGAGGTCTGGGGACTGACTTTAGAAGAAGCGCGTCAGCGCATCAGCGCGGCCTATGAGGTCTTTCTGCGTCGGCCGATCGTCTACCTCGATCTGGTGACCGCCCGTCCGGTGAAGGTCACAGTGACCGGTGAAGTGGAACGTCCAGGGGTGTTCAGCCTGCCGACCCAAGCGGAGGGGGGCTGGCCGACGCTGGTGGATGTGGTGCAGAAAGCTGGTGGTGTGTCCGCCAGTGGTGATCTGTCCCGTATTGAAGTGCTGCGTCCTGCCGTGCGCCGCGGTGGCTCGATGCGTCGTTATCAATTCGATTACCTCACGGTGCTTCGCGAGGGTGGGCATGCCCCGAACCCCCTGATTTACGACGGCGACAGCATTCGCTTGTACAAAAACGAAGAAGTCGATAACGCTGACCTGATCACGACGGCGGCCTCCAACTTCGCTCCCGACACGATCCGCGTGAACGTGATCGGGGAAGTGGCTAAGCCAGGCATCCAGCAGGTGCCATCCAATGCGCCGTTGTCCCAGGCGATCTTTGCGTCGGGCGGCATCACCCGTCGCGGCAGCATCAGCACAGTGGAATTGGTGCGTATGGATGGCGAGGGTGAGCCGACGGTCAAAGTGATGAGCTTTGCCCCCAGCGCCGTGCTGAGCAGCCCGACTAACCCACCGCTCCGTCAAGGAGATGTGATTGTGGTGAACCGCTCAGCTCTCGCGAGGGTGACCGATGGCCTGACCGATGCTTTTTCACCGCTCACGCCGATCGTCAATGCCGCCTCGATTTTCCGGATCCTTGGCTTGCCCTCAGTGATTGGCAACTGAGGAACGTGTTCAATCAACCGTGGATTCAGATTCCCAGTCGCTCCCAGATCACCCCAAGGTTGGCCTGATGCAGTTCGGTGCTGAAGCATTCCGCTAATTGGTCGGCTGACAGGCGACTGCAGACATCCGCGTCGGCTTCCAGGTTGGCGCGGAAGTCTCCACCTTCATGGTTCCAGGCGGTGTGGGCGTTGCGCTGCACGATCCGGTAAGCCTCTTCGCGGCTCATGCCGGTGCCCACCAGGGCCAGCAGCACCCGCTGGCTGAACACCACACCGCCGTAGACGTTCATGTTGCGGCGCATGTTGTCGGGATACACGCCGAGACCCTTCACCACGCTGGTCATCTCATGCAGCATGAAATGGAGGGTGACGGAACAGTCCGGCAGCATCATTCGTTCGGTGGAGCTGTGACTGATGTCGCGCTCGTGCCAAAGAGCAACGTTCTCCAGTGCCGCCACCACGTAGCTGCGCAGCACGCGGGCCAGGCCGCTGATGCGTTCGCTGCGGATCGGGTTGCGCTTGTGGGGCATGGCGGAACTGCCCTTCTGGCCCTTAGCGAAGTTCTCCTCCACCTCGAGCACATCGGTGCGCTGCAGGTTGCGGATCTCCGTCGCGAAGCGATCGAGGGAGGCGCCCACAAGGGCCAGGGTCTGAACGTAGTCGGCGTGGCGATCGCGGGAAATCACCTGGGTGCTGGCGGTATCCGGCGTCAGGCCAAGGATTTCACAGGTGATGGCTTCCACCTGGGGGTTGGTGTTGGCGTATGTGCCCATGGCCCCACTGATCTGCCCGACGGCCACCTCTTCTTCCAGCCGCGCCAGGCGGCTGCGGTTGCGTTCGGTTTCCGCCAGCCAGCCGGCGAGCTTGAAGCCAAAGGTGATCGGCTCCCCATGAATGGCATGGGAACGGCCAATCATTTCGGTGGCTTTGTGCTCACGGGCCAACGCCCGTAGGGCGTCGGCCAAGGCATCCAGCTCCTGTCGGAGCAGGGCAACGGACCGCTTCAGCTGCAGTGCCAGGCCGGTGTCCAGTACATCGCTGCTGGTCATGCCCACGTGAATGTGACGGCCGGCATCACCGACGTGTTCGTTCACGTTGGTGAGGAAGGCGATCACGTCATGGCGAACTTCCGCTTCGATTTCGAGGATCCGCTCCACGGAGAAGTCAGCCTTGGCCTTGATCGTGTCCAGCGCATCCTGGGGGACACATCCGAGGCGGCAGTTGGCTTCTGTGGCGGCGATCTCCACATCCAGCCAGCTCTGGAACTTCGCCTGCTCACTCCAGACGGACCCCATCTCGGGAAGGGTGTAACGCTCGATCAACTGCTTGCGCGCTCGCACAACCTGACAACTCTATGAAGTTGCCGGACACTGCAAAGCTGAATCGAGGAGAGGAGGGTGAAAGCAGAATTGAAAGTGAGCACCGAATTAGATGTAAATTAATATTTAGTGAGATTAAGGGCCTGGACCGGCTTCACTTTCACTCTGGCTGTTATTAGGGGGAATTAAAATGAAGTCAGAAGTTATTTCGTTAGGGAATGAAAGTCGGACAGCAAAGTCGCAGCTGTTTGTCAAGTAGAGGATTGCGAGGCTATGGGTATTGCACGAATATCAAGAAGTCGAAGAATTTATGTTACCCAGGGTGCCATTTCTTTGGGTATAAAGGGCCTAGACTTGAGGCCTGGAGACAATTGGTTTTGCAGTGCGCTATACATATCTCTGGTCGAAAATATAAATGTATCTAAGATCAGGATCCGCGATTTATTTGGAGGTGAGTCGTTTCGACTCAAAGTGCTGTGCTGTCGCGATCACCAGTTCGGATTCGAACCACAGATTCAACAGGGCTGATAAAGATCTTGCCGTCACCAATTTCGCCAGTGCGTGCAGAGTCGGCAATCGCTGTGACCACGTCATCGACTCGGCTGTCTTCAACGACAACTTCAATTTTAAGTTTTTGCAGGAACTCAACGGTGAATTCTGAGCCGCGGTAGCGCTCCACTTGTCCTTTCTGGCGTCCAAAGCCCCGCACTTCGCTGACGGTCATACCAATGATGCCGGCTTCAACGAGGGCGACCTTGACGTCTTCCAGCTTGAACGGGCGGATGATGGCTTCGACTTTTTTCATGGGTGAAGAACCCGGCCTGAGATCCAGCATGCCGTGAATGGTGGCGGTGTGGGTAGCCCCTGTAACCGAATGAGCGCCTTCGCCTTCTAGCGTTCTGGCAACTCCTGGCCTGACGCCTTCCTTCTCTCGGCTCTATGACAGATCAGTTGACCCAAACACCCCTCTACGGCGAGCGTGCGATTGCCGACGCTGAGCTGATCTGTTTCGACAACCCCCGGCCAGGCCGGCCCTATGAGGTGTCGATTGAGTTGCCGGAGTTCACCTGCAAGTGCCCGTTCTCGGGCTATCCAGATTTCGCCATGCTGCGTCTGATCTACCAGCCCGGGCCACGCGTAGTGGAGCTCAAGGCGATCAAGCTCTACGTCAATAGCTACCGCGACCGCTCCATCTCCCATGAGGAGGTGACCAACCGCATTTTGGATGACCTTGTGGCGGCGACTGATCCGCTCTGGATGCAGCTGGAGGCCGATTTCAACCCGCGCGGCAATGTCCACACCGTGGTGCGGGTGAGTCATGGTTCCCGTCAGCCTTGCTGATCTAAGGCCTGAACACCAGCTATCAGGAGTGGCAGCTCGTTCGCAAAAGCCGCCAGGTTGCGGTTGCACAGGCCACCCACATGCAGCTGGCCATCACTGGCCACCGCCCACAGCTGACGGGTGGCGACCAGGCTGAGGCCGCCCCCCAGCAGAAGCACCGCAAAACCTAGATACACCAGCGGCACGCCAGGGTCCCGCTTGAGCAGCAGTCCGCTGGCCGGCAGCACCGATGCCACCCGCAGGGGTAGCCCCTTTATCTCTTCGGCCGGGCCACCGGGCCGCAGCTGCGTGAGTGCTGAGCCGTCGCTGTCGTACACCGACACCGGCCCTTGCTCACTCTCCAGGCTGAGGAAAACCGGCTCGCTGCCGTCGGGCCGGGTGGGCAGCACCAACCCCCAGACCTGATCCCCCAGCTCCGGGTAGGTCTGCAGCGGCAATTGCAATTCCGGGCTGCGCCCGATCTGCACGCCAATCGCCGCCAGGGCCCAGTCCGCCTGGTAGATCGTGATGCCGCGGTGCCGCAGCGGATGGTTGACGCTGATCTCTTCGGGGGTCTCGCTGTCGCTGAGGGCCAGCAGTGAGCGGAACTGCTCAGGCCTGCCGGCGGGGTCGCGCTCGATCTGGAAGTCCTGCAGGGTGATCGAGAGCTGGCTGTCGCCGCTTGGGCTCAGCAGATCCAGGGTGCGATCAGGCGCCAGAAACCGCTCCAGCCGGTTTCCCGCCAGGGCGCCCCAGACCGCCCCCAGCATCAACAGCACCATCCCTGTGTGCACCAGCAGCGGGCCGACCCGGCCCATCACTCCCTTGCGGGCCGCCAGGCGGTTAGGGCCTGGTTTCAGTTCCCAACCCTGACGCTGTAGTACCGCCGAGAGTTGAGTGAGACCGGCGTCCGCATCGGTGCAGGCGATGGTTTCGGCGATCGCCAATTTGCTCAGCTGCCTAGGGGTCTGGTAGTCGATCCAGCGCCGTGCCGCCTGCAGCGCAGGCCATTGCCGCCGCCAGCTGCAAAGGATCAGCGCCAGCCCCAGCCAGGCCAGGAGGCCCAGAAACCAGCCGCTGGAATACACGTGGTCCAGCTGCAGCTGCAGCACCTGCTCGCCATGGAGCAGCCCAAGCCAGGGCGTGTCCGCATAGGCCTCCACGTAGCTGGCAGGGGGGTCGCCCTGGGGAATGGCCGTGCCCACGGCACTGGCCAGGGCAATCAGCAGCAACAGCACGATCGCGACCCGCAGGTCAGACAGCCACACCAGCAGGCGCTTCATGGGTTCAGGCCCAACGCGCCAGCAGCGTCAGCACACCACTGGTGAGCAG is a window of Synechococcus sp. A15-24 DNA encoding:
- a CDS encoding acylneuraminate cytidylyltransferase family protein, which produces MSATAGALAVIPARGGSKGIPGKNLQKVGGLSLVARSVQAAFASRGVDRVVVSTDDDAIAMEAQVHGAEVVCRPVAIAGDTASSESALLHALDTLEQQGPLPPLLVFLQCTSPFTSGAQIDQVLTALENPEINSAFAVAPWHGFLWRSDGRGINHDPQQPRQRRQDLEPAFLETGAIYAMSTACFRAEGSRFCAPWQPVVIEDSGPEIDTPADLALCRSLAALTAS
- a CDS encoding DUF6716 putative glycosyltransferase; this translates as MAPAADKRLSGRKVAAVACFDSFGKVAMTLLAACRSEGAETTLHLLQVSNRALSRRQRLEISRTDRRTTIKKGAWGDFRSLTAAMAGDTDVLILGLDGLRGRDALLMLSKEWHRRTDRPVLVSAYPGILFRFALEGMLDRSGADLLCLNSDQDFAQYRRGREALGLTSDNAVVTGLPLLWNARSEQPLPDNPSIVFFEQPSIPVHPLQRRYICKQLKELAEAWPNHPVIFKPRTSSIESTLHRRHGEMAGVIERMSDTVPNLQLSFKPATRLLRQCGCAITVSSTAALEAMAMGVSTRIVGDLGVTETLGNHFFAESGAVADFAAICRDPFTPVHKVDWLQRHGHQPQGQEIFLTALLKQLHGERPPLQSDGLGPASWGSRSWQTYAIRHGGRRMLSSGGARSSQQKRHKTRTLLRRLRDGLVGFGWLSRWLRER
- a CDS encoding capsular polysaccharide biosynthesis protein, producing MIQRFGVPETGLLAHRTVPALLAPAQLLPGRRRDVEVLLAWGRRPSARRVERLGRRWQLPVWHLEDGLLRSLAKGRQHPPLALLVDDLGVHFDATQPSRMEQRIQQPLTPAQHNRARELQQRWCAQRLSKLNPARESPAPAEPFVLVVDQSAGDCSIGLGQAGPESFRRMLQEALRDQPDCLAVVKVHPDVIRGRARGHFRRQDLQHPRIRVCADGLHPAALLEQAQAVYVVTSQMGFEALLWGRTVHCFGMPFYAGWGLTHDRLPAPVRRGQMVPLEALVHAVLVAGTRCVDPHHHQPCPIETLMDAIGLQRRLQVADPQRVEAFGFTPWKQRSLKRFLAGSELRFRLPRAWPGRRAEAVAVWGRRARPRLLATARQRSLPLLQVEDGFLRSVGLGADLIDPISWVVDLRGMYYDATESSDLEHLLATADWSKPQLQRAEALRQQLVEQAITKYNLSGDGWQRPKGVRRVVLVVGQVESDASIRYGAPGITTNLALLEAVRAAEPDAFVVYKPHPDVVAGLCRSGEGEERAGQVCDYLLVDGSIHALFEQVDALHVLTSLAGFEALLRGVEVHCWGLPFYSGWDLTHDRLSSPRRGRPLPLAALVHAALIDYPRYVSRHSGWFITPEQAIEELVAWRDAPAAPRTLVQALFRHWGRLRRR
- a CDS encoding capsular biosynthesis protein; the protein is MLDGDLGRGRAPALVQVRIEGPVLLLMGPIGLFFARFSRYLQGCGIPVTKVRFPLREFGFPSDVCVPFQKPMEAWRPFLRQLLQERGIRHIFMYGDFIIPHRIAIEEARDLGVEAWVFELGYLRPNYVTLERDRVNARSNLNQPAAFYRNLPPVDQLPPEIVLDPGWRWRKAWKAPTFIQHAFTRYPIIEGEHKLQPNPGFLWCQLRGSWRYWLYRWQERNLKRRLLEHLSFFLAVLQVSSDSQIQLGSPYRGMHDFIEDVIRSFADHAHSSDHLAFKHHPRDRGYNHYGSLIGVLARRYGVCGRVHYFHDGALSRYLRTCRGVITVNSTVGLQALFHAVPTKTMGNTFYNLEGLTDQKPLDGFWRDPQPSDRALFWRFYHHLVMTTQVNGNFDGDFPFRITFPIGLEARQLEPQPQLPPLRPRPRINPLLLPVRVLARLGWAALGFVLYGLQLPAVLLRRSDWAAQLMTWASAVALRALGVQVVVDDSQPSEPAVVPLVHIFNHRSPCDGLVIQGVLRLPGMTTAQLHLKWVLPGYAAAARNAGSAVLDHRQPSSRLEGMMRASALLRDHGQIMLAPNGSLVTPIEQRVSPSAWMLAQHYNGSVVPWLFRYDGLEGAVGARYRPWALLLSRLTAPLGTIHCRRGRSQDLVLPKDPRDREGFSRAVQAYYQQVQD